One Epinephelus lanceolatus isolate andai-2023 chromosome 10, ASM4190304v1, whole genome shotgun sequence genomic region harbors:
- the LOC117265280 gene encoding uncharacterized protein LOC117265280, whose amino-acid sequence MADAGKPSAGATGVDTMAEGGCREKQRPSLIQRVKTMTSVIELLLETLAGLSDGELREFKTVLSQTDLSGMPFILLEIEDMQDTVFLMVQIDGQQSVETTKEVLKKMKRTDLVQILSDSSSGPKKKHSVDEHLSALIHKVATMRAFKELLLETLRDLSNEELKKFKWLLQFTLFQRSLELISWRKLSPPHISWRELELTNSTDKVVDVMLERCGQQSVEVTKEVLMDMNRTDLVHRLSETSSGQEAAGSSAEAFGVRTIEREKHCVDQHWPALIQKVETMTSVIELLLETLAGLSDGELREFKEVLLRQTDLCRHLSDMPMILWEKEDRQVTVFLMVLTDGQQSVEMTKQVLKKMKRIDLVQRLSDSSSGPKKQHSDEHRPALIQKVATMAAVKHLLLETLNDLSDEELKKFKWSLEWIVSQKNLPDFSPELSYTTNREEIVDEMLRTYSQQSVQLTREVVKKMNRTDLMQRLSKPSSELKEKHSVDEHQPAVLERAAVKQILLETLKDLSYKELENFKWLLRFTQFQKGLPHISLSRLQRAGSADPLVDLMVQTCGQQSVEVTKEVFMDMNRTDLVNKLSVISSRIKEKHLYELLQKEVTMTLLMEKLLETLEDLSKGELWDFKRVLLRTRMKKGLPEISTERMWMANRVGMLKLMVEIDGQQSVEVTREVLMEVERNRRERDFFFPFNYGLKGDTSMYQHLHAGLRETWGDSGYSSQGPSGSSEHESCGSVTQDSSDWTKLDPEVNCTDADEAPTYSLQSGAGNFECSVSGLRWVCKEKVSFKYQFYSWEGPMERIESMKYMPAGPLMDITVTAGKLDVVYLPHWICIDDNPTILDKFAVLHIDDCGDVVEKVSEVTSSHVKLSEPVFSPRAVLMKVGVPVKIHCNVLIYKTNKAFLTLHVYLIPCDPGLQESVDKREKQNEMISKPHPERSLKMQDRFILTADLDDADITPKTLKLRYKSRNPNFFEVFIENPDKVFMLQIEQENDHQPVWTCAIRKDDYQSSTGPLPGEHFVDKHQCALIERMSNIKPILDNLLSEKVIQQEDYDTISAIQTTQEKMRKLYSGALKAAGHDGKDVFYKILEEKETYLVADLKRKAS is encoded by the exons ATGGCAGACG CTGGGAAACCTTCAGCCGGAGCAACAGGTGTAGATACCATGGCAGAAGGTGGGTGCAGAG AGAAACAGCGGCCTTCACTGATCCAGAGG GTGAAAACAATGACGTCTGTCATAGAGCTGCTTTTGGAAACACTGGCTGGTTTGAGTGACGGGGAGCTCAGGGAGTTCAAGACGGTCCTGAGTCAGACTGACCTCTCAGGCATGCCATTCATACTGCTGGAGATAGAAGACATGCAGGacacagtgtttttaatggtgcAGATTGATGGCCAACAGTCTGTGGAGACGACCAAGGAGGTTTtaaagaagatgaagaggacTGATCTGGTGCAGATTTTGTCAGACAGCAGCTCAGGACccaaaa AAAAACACTCAGTGGATGAACACCTGTCTGCACTGATACACAAA GTGGCAACAATGAGGGCGTTCAAAGAGCTGCTTTTGGAAACACTCCGTGATTTGAGTAACGAGGAGCTCAAGAAATTCAAGTGGCTGCTGCAGTTCACGCTCTTCCAGAGGAGCCTTGAACTCATCTCATGGAGAAAACTGAGCCCTCCACACATCTCATGGAGAGAACTGGAGTTGACCAACAGTACAGACAAAGTGGTTGATGTGATGTTGGAGAGATGCGGTCAACAGTCTGTGGAGGTGACCAAGGAGGTTTTGATGGACATGAACAGGACTGATCTGGTGCACAGGCTGTCAGAGACCAGCTCAGGACAAGAAG CTGCAGGATCATCAGCTGAAGCTTTTGGTGTGAGAACCATAGAGAGAG AGAAACACTGTGTGGATCAACATTGGCCTGCATTGATCCAGAAG GTGGAGACGATGACGTCTGTCATAGAGCTGCTTTTGGAAACACTGGCTGGTTTGAGTGACGGGGAGCTCAGGGAGTTCAAAGAGGTCCTCCTTCGTCAGACTGACCTCTGCAGACACCTCTCAGACATGCCAATGATACTGTGGGAGAAAGAAGACCGGCAGGtcacagtgtttttaatggtgcTGACTGACGGCCAACAGTCTGTAGAGATGACCAAGCAGGTTTtaaagaagatgaagaggatTGATCTGGTGCAGAGGTTGTCAGACAGCAGCTCAGGACCCAAAA AGCAACACTCAGATGAACACCGACCTGCACTGATCCAGAAA GTAGCAACAATGGCAGCTGttaaacacctgcttttggAAACTCTGAATGATTTGAGTGACGAGGAGCTCAAGAAATTTAAGTGGTCCCTGGAGTGGATTGTCTCCCAGAAGAACCTTCCAGACTTCTCACCAGAGTTGAGTTACACCACAAACAGAGAAGAAATAGTGGATGAGATGTTGCGGACCTACAGCCAACAGTCTGTGCAGTTAACCAGGGAGGTTGTAAAGAAAATGAACAGGACTGATCTGATGCAGAGGTTGTCAAAGCCCAGCTCAGAACTCAAAG AGAAACACTCAGTGGATGAACATCAACCTGCAGTGTTGGAGAGA GCAGCTGTGAAACAGATTCTTTTGGAAACACTGAAGGATTTGAGTTATAAGGAACTTGAGAATTTCAAGTGGTTGCTGCGGTTCACACAGTTCCAGAAGGGCCTTCCACACATCTCATTGAGCCGACTACAGCGGGCAGGCAGTGCAGACCCACTGGTGGATCTGATGGTCCAGACTTGTGGCCAGCAGTCTGTGGAGGTGACCAAGGAGGTTTTCATGGACATGAACAGGACTGATCTGGTCAACAAGTTGTCAGTCATCAGCTCAAGAATCAAAG AGAAACATCTATATGAACTGCTCCAGAAA GAAGTCACCATGACACTACTAATGGAGAAGCTTTTGGAAACACTGGAAGATTTAAGTAAGGGGGAGCTCTGGGACTTCAAGCGTGTCCTACTGCGCACTAGAATGAAGAAAGGCCTCCCTGAGATCTCCACAGAGAGAATGTGGATGGCAAACAGAGTTGGCATGTTGAAGCTGATGGTGGAGATTGATGGCCAACAGTCTGTGGAGGTGACAAGAGAGGTTTTAATGGAGGTGGAGAGGAACAGGAGGGAGagggacttttttttccccttcaactACGGACTCAAAG GAGATACAAGCATGTATCAACACCTCCATGCTGGCCTGAGAGAGACATGGGGGGACTCTGGCTATTCTTCACAAGGGCCTTCAGGAAGCTCGGAGCATGAGAGTTGTGGAAGTGTTACG CAGGACTCCAGTGACTGGACTAAACTTGACCCTGAAGTGAACTGTACAGATGCGGATGAGGCTCCAACTTACAG CCTACAGTCTGGAGCAGGAAACTTTGAATGCAGTGTCTCTGGCTTGCGCTGGGTCTGTAAGGAAAAGGTCAGCTTTAAGTACCAGTTTTACTCTTGGGAAGGACCTATGGAAAGGATAGAAAGCATGAAGTACATGCCTGCAGGTCCCCTGATGGACATCACAGTCACTGCTGGGAAGTTAGATGTAGTGTACCTGCCACACTGGATCTGCATAG aTGACAATCCTACAATATTAGACAAGTTTGCAGTCCTACACATAGATGACTGTGGAGATGTCGTGGAAAAAGTGTCTGAGGTCACATCGTCCCATGTCAAGCTGTCTGAACCAGTTTTCTCTCCAAGAGCGGTCCTGATGAAAGTCGGTGTACCTGTGAAAATACACTGTAATGTGCTGATATACAAGACCAACAAAGCATTCCTCACTCTCCATGTTTATCTGATCCCATGTGATCCGGGTCTACAAGAG agTGTGGACAAGAGGGAAAAACAAAACGAAATGATCTCAAAGCCACATCCAGAGAGGTCCCTGAAAATGCAAGATCGTTTCATCCTAACAGCAGATTTGGACGATGCAGACATTACTCCTAAA ACACTAAAGCTCAGATATAAAAGCAGAAACCCAAATTTCTTTGAAGTGTTCATTGAAAATCCAGACAAAGTCTTCATGCTCCAGATTGAACAAGAAAATGATCATCAACCAGTGTGGACCTGTGCAATTAGAAAAG ATGACTACCAAAGCAGCACTGGTCCTTTACCAg GGGAGCACTTTGTGGATAAACACCAGTGTGCTCTGATTGAGAGAATGAGCAATATAAAACCAATCTTGGATAATCTCCTGAGTGAAAAGGTAATCCAACAAGAAGATTATGATACAATCAGTGCCATCCAAACCACTCAGGAGAAGATGAGGAAACTCTATAGCGGTGCCCTGAAAGCTGCAGGACATGACGGCAAAGATGTCTTCTACAAAATCCTTGAGGAGAAGGAGACGTATCTTGTTGCTGATCTCAAGAGGAAGGCGTCATAA